The genomic window tgatgttctatgatgtatttttgcGATGTTCACGTAAATAAGCCTGAATTTGTGGTCGCTGTTCAGACGACGTGTGGTGATGTTCaagttctatgatgtattttgtgatgttcgcaTAGTGTACATgtaatgttctatgatgtattttatgatgttcgCATAGTATACACGTAATGTTCTATGGCTATCGTCTAAAGAAAAATCTATAtttcaggcacctgaaatatagtAAATCCTAGATTTCTGTGTGGTTTTACACCGGAAAAAAATAAGaccttttttttgaaggaaaaaattGGAAACGTAGCAGGCGTCATAGCGAGAATGCTAGCTAGACTAGACCTGCTGGTGGCCGGCTGGGTTGTAGGCGGCACACAGAGCTCCTCGTGGGTGTAGGGTGTCAACCATCACTACCAATCACCAGCAGAGGAGCAAGTACCGAGCAATGGCGCTTCAACATggatcgtcctcgtcctcgtcccacCACGCGCTAGCAATTAGTAGCAGCAATTACTCCTACTCTACTCCTAATAGACAtaggcagcagctgctgctgtcgCCGATGGACCAGGAACGAACAGAGAACAACCGGATGTACTTGCATTGGCTGTGTTACGTGTTAACCGATGCATGCAATCGCGCGATGTACCCCGTGTGAAATGTGAAATGTGAAAATGAATGTGATCTGCTGATGGCCCGTGGTTAGTTGTGCAGGGCAGCTGAAGAAGCTGCTGGCGCCGAGGACGGGGCTGCAGCCGGCGGACCAGCAGCTGAGCTACCGGGGCAGGCCGCGGGGCAACGCCGAGTACCTGGACGCGTGCGGCGTCAAGAACAAGTCCAAGATGGTGCTTGCCGAGGACCCCGCCAGCCTCGAGCGCCGCTACATCGAGCGCCAGAAGAACGCCAGGATCGATACCGCCAACCGCGCCATTGGCGCCGTCGCCCTCGAGGTCGACAAGCTCGCCGATCAGGTACCAATCCGGTCCGtgcattgttgttggtttttgtgGGATCGGAGTCGTCAAGGTGCCAATCCGTGCTGCTTCGGACAAGGACAAGCAGGCATGGGAGGCGGCCGGGGAAGGTGCAATTGAATGGCGAGCTGAGTACAGTGCGTAATAATCTGCCCAAGGAATTAGTAGTAGTAGGTGAGCAAATTGACTCTGCATGAATGGACGGGCACGGATGAATGCCCTGCCCTGCCCTCATGTACGTGGTGGCGACTGGTGAGCAGTGGAATTCTCACGTGGGCCCGttagcttcgctgaaaaaacaaaccgaaacactgttccggctgatttgtcgtGCTGAAAAgaacggattataagacaagcgaacagatcTAGTCCATTTACTGGTAGAACTAGAATAACCATTCCCATTCCAACAGGGACACACTGCTCGAATGAATCGAATCCCTGACAAGGATTATGTGCTCCTGCAGTGCAGGGTACTGCCATTTCCATCCATCATTACTGTATAGTATTTTGCTAGCTGCTTCTCTGATGACAGACGATGAAGCAAGTGATCTTCGTAATGCTGATGATTGTTGTACCCTGTCGTAGGTAACCAGTATCGAGAAATCGATCTCTAGAGGGAACAAGGTGGCGGAGGTGCAGATCACGACGCTGATCGAGCTGCTGATGCGGCACGCGGTGAAGCTGGAGAGCATACCTGCAGCCGGCGGGGACTCCTCTTCGCAGAAGAACATTCAGGTACACCTATCTGCACTGAATGGCATCACAGCATGGACATTATTATTCAGACCAGTTTCAGACTCTCAGGGGCACCGTTCTGTTAGTTATTGGTAGTACTCCGTAGTAAGTAGCAAGGTCTAGCATTGATATCAATAGAAAATATCTGGCCTGTGAGTGGCCAAGCAGTGCCATGACAAGCAGTGCATGCAAGTGTTCATGAGACTGAGAGGGAactttagctagctagctagctgcctcATGCCTGTCACCTGTCGTCGTCGGTGGGTGAATGAAGGTGTCCAGTGTCCTGTATGCATGCCACCCGAAACAGGCTCATCAGTCATCACCTATTCGCCATACTTCTATTGAACAGTAATGAACACATGGTCCCGGGCACGAGCATGCGTTCCACCTACAGCCCTTTCCCTGCTTCAAATGTCAGGTTTGGTGCCAGCTAACCTGCTACTCTCAAAGATTGTTCTCTGAATTCAGCCTACCAGCTCTGTTTCTGAAGATatccgccctgttcgtttgggcttggtTCGCTGATAAGTCgtgctgaaagtaccgttggctgatttggtgtgagagaaaaatactgttcgttggctgaaaaagtacgacttataagccaaacgaagcAAACAAGGCAATCCTTTCTACAAAAGATGGCCCTTTTTagacagacagatagatagatTTGCGAAGAGTGCAGGGCAAGACATGTAGATTGGATGCCGCAACACGGTCACCAGAAATCAGGCCCCATGAGCATCGTTGATTGATTGGAGATAATAAAAGAAGTGCAAGTACTTTTTATCATTGTCTGTGATGGTCACCTCAAGATATAGGATGGAAAAGTCCGTCTACTTTTTCTTCTGAAATGATGATGGCTTGCTTGTGAACGATTTCATTCAGCAAGCTAAGTATTTAGTATAGCAACTGGGGGAAAAAATCCGGCTGGCATAATAACATAGTGTCTCCTAGCTAGGTATATAAATCTGACAGATAGAGGCATGGATGCATGTTTTGCAGGCGAAGCGGGTGCAGAAATGCGTGGAGACGCTGGACGTGCTCAAGGTGTCCAACGCGCGGCTGCAGGCGGTGGTGGTGACCACGAAATGGGAGACGTTCGACGCGGCGGCCACCACGCAGACGCAGTGGGAGCTCTTCGACTGATGAAAACCGTCGACGTCGATCAGTGCAGTGGATACGTGTATACGTGCATGGTGTTTTGTTGTGCCTTTAGCTATTTTATCTCGGTTTTAATTTGGTGCGCATTGATTCGTGGTGATCATGGTGAGACGACGGTAGGTTAGGACGCTAGGAGAACCAAAGCCCACTGTTATTTGTTTGTATAATCACAGCACCGTTCCTCCCTCCGGACGACGTTCGGAGTCTGTCCATCGATTGACCCGGCCGTCTAGTAGTCTAATAAATAACGGAAAGCAACACCGTTCTTTTTTGCATCGTAGAGTGTGATGGCAATGCAACACCGTTCCTTTGCGAGATCGACCGCTACTGCTTAATTATAGCGGTGCGTATGCTTTCTCTGGGGCACACATATGCATAGCTAATTAGCTATGATATTAGGCTGGTACTAGTAGCATACAGCCTTGAACAAACTGGTAATATGCATTACATCTAAACCAGAAACAAAACTAAAAGTTCATGAATCTTGGTACTTCTCATAATATAAGACTTATTTACTTTTGTATTATCTCTATGATAATCCAACACCAAACTCGGTCCTACTATAAATTGATGTCCACAATTCTCTACACCAAAACTAGTATATGGGTGGCTGGGAGATGATCGAGCTTCAAAAATTCATACAGCCAGCAGCAGGCTGTGCTACTAGCCTTGCTCTCATCCACCTGACGCCGAGCCGAGAGGGTGCTGCTGGTTGTCGGCTGTTCAGCGGCCGCTCCGCATCGCTATGGTAGGTTTGGGTCTTCTACTTTTACCATGCTaatttttagcaacaattagcaCCTTTCTTCTTGCTAATACATGTTAGAGGATTCATAGGTAAAAAGATGGCTCATTAGCACAATCTATTTAGATCCGTCTTTACTAGGTCTAGCATATATTAGTTATTTGTAGTTTAAGTACTAGGCATCTAAACAGGCCTTAGTGTAGCCCATCGTGGCACGCGTTAACTCGCTCGAACTATTAAGGTAGCATATAATGAGAACTCATGTATTCACTTACAAAGAGATGGAACATGATGATAATATGGACATATTTATTGGATACTCTTCGCGGTTACATTGTCATGACATAATACATGTTATGAAATCACAAGCTATACATGCTTGTCCTTTAGTTGGCTTCCCCTTTGGATCTTTCATAGATATGGCCTATGTGGTGGCGGCGGCAAGAATGACTTCCACATTGGTCGTATAGGAATTTCTGGAAAACAAAGATTACATGTCATTATCCCTCATTATTACCTGTATATGAGGAAGTACAAAACATTTTGAAAATACTGCTGCTGGATTTACTTACTAGTTACTAAAAGGTATCAGGTATAAATATAATTACCTCCGTATTTTTTCGCGACTCGCACTGAGTTGTTGCAAGGCATTGAAAGAAAAGAAATTTTTTGAACACTTAATTCCTTCTCCTCGGAGCTTATGGTACGACGAACACAAGCCATGTCGACCGATCGCACGGTGTCACAACAAGACTTACTTGGACGCTCATAGTTTCGACCCCTTTTGATATTTGCGTTGCATTCATGCTTAAACCTTTGTTTTTCATCGTAGAAATCCTTGTCTCCCCAAGCCTCATGCGCCGTGAATGTGGCAAAAACCAAAGCAAAGAACAGAAGATGGATGATTGCTTTTGTAGTCATATTGTACTACTATGATGTTGATGTTGATGTTTGGAATGGCTTCTATGCTAGCACACCCGTGcttttagggcagtcccaataaaaaaaaactagtagtttctataacataggataccgcaccaaaaaagtactgctttccaacccatggtttctatgagtaataattattttctctttctctctcccaactctatcttcttccttcgatgggagtgcgacacgagctctctagaaactggtagtttctccccaatggcgatttcatggtttcttggtgcattgggtcaagagtagacctgatttcttcatgaagaaaccatttctatgatttttgctctctttcttcattcattacgttgccatgtcaacgTTTTGCCTacatggcaagtcatttaatgaggatagaaaccatcatcaatgcaccattgggactgcccttataaTACATATACGATGACCCAAGTATGATCACAAAATAAATGATTGAGAATCTTCAAAATCTAAGTCATAAAGCCGAAGATAAATGTTTACACATCCTTGAAGAAATTAAGTCATTTATTTTTCATATCTTAATTAATGCTACGTGTCATAGTGTAAGGCTCATTAATTTTCGTATCCCTACACTACAGCTCATAACCCAAGACCAGACTCACTCCTACTTCAAATAAATGCCCAAATATCCACACCAGTAGTATTGCATTAAATATTAATGTCGAAATCTAAATGATAGAGTTCTAAACAAATTGCATATAGTGCACTAAATAtcaagttttgaaa from Miscanthus floridulus cultivar M001 chromosome 11, ASM1932011v1, whole genome shotgun sequence includes these protein-coding regions:
- the LOC136493690 gene encoding BAG family molecular chaperone regulator 1-like, giving the protein MASVMHRSSSDGGSSSGWSDAAAAVAAAAEERAGWEVRPSGMVVQARDDAAGPGGAPPRPPPPEIKVRVKYGGARHEVSVSPIATFGQLKKLLAPRTGLQPADQQLSYRGRPRGNAEYLDACGVKNKSKMVLAEDPASLERRYIERQKNARIDTANRAIGAVALEVDKLADQVTSIEKSISRGNKVAEVQITTLIELLMRHAVKLESIPAAGGDSSSQKNIQAKRVQKCVETLDVLKVSNARLQAVVVTTKWETFDAAATTQTQWELFD